From a region of the Fibrobacter sp. UWR4 genome:
- a CDS encoding sigma-70 family RNA polymerase sigma factor, whose amino-acid sequence MGRSVSFERLVSLRSEIFNLGAVFCRLDNVDDGSQLSFRTNRQMLDFLWNVRSLTYEACAKHGLSHGWWSQLQKTYSEWESVRNVIAARYMPLVKSMARKYGHHNQDSSDLIQEGAKGMLRALDSYEVDRGVPFDAYARPWIQKYLSQCVECHSEVVRIPDSLAKRRRTLHDLESSTLTLSNTASRNPNFVCDLEIPDNRENPEQHFAHRETIRFLNQCVNNLDEDSRKVLQLHYGQEKRPSLEQIGEKCGFSREKTRKIEKKALKSLAERIKSRIFNRSGK is encoded by the coding sequence ATGGGTCGGAGTGTATCTTTTGAACGGCTGGTTAGCCTGCGTAGTGAAATCTTTAATCTAGGAGCTGTATTTTGCCGCCTAGACAATGTTGATGACGGATCACAATTATCGTTCCGGACGAACCGTCAGATGCTTGACTTTCTCTGGAATGTCCGTAGCCTCACTTACGAAGCCTGTGCGAAACATGGTCTTAGTCATGGCTGGTGGAGTCAGCTGCAGAAAACCTATAGCGAGTGGGAATCCGTTCGTAACGTAATCGCCGCTCGGTATATGCCTCTAGTGAAAAGCATGGCGAGAAAATATGGTCATCACAATCAGGATTCTTCGGACTTGATTCAGGAAGGAGCCAAGGGAATGCTGCGTGCTCTCGATAGTTACGAGGTGGATCGTGGCGTACCCTTCGATGCCTACGCTCGCCCCTGGATTCAGAAGTACTTGAGTCAATGCGTGGAATGCCATAGTGAAGTTGTTCGCATTCCCGACAGTCTTGCGAAACGTCGCCGCACGTTGCACGATCTGGAATCGTCTACACTTACCCTTTCCAATACAGCATCGCGCAATCCGAATTTTGTCTGTGACCTGGAGATTCCTGACAACCGAGAAAATCCAGAACAACATTTTGCCCATCGGGAAACCATTCGTTTCCTGAATCAGTGCGTCAATAACCTGGACGAAGACTCCCGCAAGGTCCTTCAGCTTCATTATGGTCAGGAAAAACGACCATCTCTGGAGCAAATTGGAGAAAAATGCGGCTTCTCCCGTGAGAAAACCAGAAAAATCGAGAAAAAGGCCTTAAAATCCCTGGCGGAGAGGATAAAAAGTCGAATTTTTAATCGAAGCGGGAAGTAA
- a CDS encoding metallophosphoesterase, with translation MFFLIFPITAVLVLYLNIRKVATGNKGVLIAGLPIILTFASFFLARSNSQIFAAVQCFMVIWLCQALWMYLLWDLFFGVRFVWKKLRAKKGHPQYRTNFFRNGSRAILAATVLLTAGLLAYGIPNHYDYKTRTLEVPVTLHPSFVAPSSFRNFKAVFFSDLHIDPLFKKEKLERLIAQCDSIKPDFILFGGDFADVHDSVLTAEGYDPLIQKLASTARIAAVAIEGNHEVYMERSGSDPAGFLRRNGWIVLDDSTACLPARKPTACFTGRRDFQKARVFNEPRKTLEELAVGSPMAESLTNKEHDVPWILLDHQPKGIEDEYGKSRPDFALSGHTHDGQFFPGNILIKWIWPLAYGEGTLSETHWLVSSGVDSWGPPVRAGSDTEIWILDFKTIMKAETTGRLLTKRPRAVLSADSLIRSTQGLQKAMKIESPEISPEMKAELDSLNKVASENLKNEMDSLEKDFAKSITGDVRAVQ, from the coding sequence ATGTTTTTCTTGATTTTTCCCATTACCGCTGTTCTAGTTCTGTACTTAAACATCCGCAAAGTTGCTACAGGCAATAAGGGTGTGTTGATTGCAGGACTTCCCATCATTTTGACTTTTGCCAGTTTCTTTTTGGCTAGAAGCAATTCCCAAATTTTTGCAGCAGTGCAATGCTTCATGGTTATCTGGCTATGTCAGGCTCTCTGGATGTATCTTCTGTGGGACCTGTTCTTTGGCGTTCGTTTCGTCTGGAAGAAGCTTCGGGCGAAAAAAGGCCACCCTCAATACAGGACGAATTTTTTCCGCAACGGCTCCCGTGCGATCCTTGCCGCTACCGTCCTGTTGACCGCAGGTCTTCTCGCCTATGGCATTCCCAATCACTACGATTACAAGACCCGCACTTTGGAAGTTCCCGTGACGCTCCATCCAAGTTTTGTAGCTCCCAGCAGTTTCCGTAATTTCAAGGCGGTGTTCTTCAGCGATCTTCACATTGACCCGCTTTTCAAGAAGGAAAAGCTGGAACGCCTTATCGCCCAGTGCGATTCCATCAAGCCGGACTTCATTCTTTTTGGAGGTGACTTCGCCGACGTTCATGATTCCGTCCTGACGGCAGAAGGTTATGACCCTCTGATTCAAAAGCTTGCCTCCACTGCAAGGATTGCCGCAGTTGCCATCGAGGGAAATCATGAAGTGTACATGGAACGTTCCGGTTCCGATCCAGCAGGTTTCCTCCGCAGGAATGGCTGGATTGTTCTGGACGATTCTACCGCCTGTCTCCCGGCAAGAAAGCCGACGGCCTGCTTTACGGGACGTCGGGATTTCCAGAAGGCCCGCGTCTTCAACGAACCTCGCAAAACTCTGGAAGAACTTGCGGTGGGTAGCCCTATGGCAGAAAGCTTGACCAACAAGGAACATGACGTCCCCTGGATTCTTCTGGACCACCAGCCCAAGGGCATCGAAGATGAATATGGCAAGTCCCGTCCGGACTTCGCTCTTTCCGGCCACACTCACGATGGACAATTCTTCCCGGGCAACATTCTCATCAAATGGATTTGGCCTTTGGCTTATGGCGAAGGTACTTTAAGCGAAACTCATTGGCTGGTCAGTTCCGGTGTAGATTCCTGGGGCCCTCCTGTCCGTGCAGGTTCCGACACCGAAATCTGGATTCTCGATTTCAAGACGATTATGAAGGCGGAGACGACAGGGCGTTTACTCACGAAAAGGCCGCGAGCCGTTCTCTCTGCAGATTCCCTAATAAGATCGACTCAAGGTCTTCAGAAGGCCATGAAAATTGAAAGTCCCGAAATAAGTCCCGAAATGAAAGCTGAACTTGATTCCCTGAACAAAGTTGCATCGGAAAATTTGAAAAATGAAATGGACTCTCTGGAAAAAGATTTTGCGAAATCAATTACAGGTGATGTAAGGGCCGTGCAGTAA
- a CDS encoding Na+/H+ antiporter NhaC family protein, whose amino-acid sequence MLYALTAILVALIVYGIVRGHSLREISGMAWSGVGVAKNIFIVMLMVGVMTALWRASGTVAYIVSVTSGALQPAFFLPAAFVLNSLLSALTGTSVGTAATMGSICMSVGCAMGISPAVCGGAILSGAFFGDRCSPVSTSALLVAQVTGTNIYDNIRGMIRTCILPFVLSLGIFAGTGYLMESASTATNVTDIFSQFYNLHWTLLFPAATILILACLRVNIKLNMAISILLSAILAWSMQGMAPEKICETMIFGYSAPEDISEMLSGGGLLGMLKMCGTILISLTFVGLIKGTGILEKVKVLISRLSHRISPFGCTLFTAILTSMTSCNQTMSIVLTNEMCESVVTDKNKRALFIENSSVVVAGIIPWSMASLVPLGAMGAPTSSVLFAAYLYLIFIFQWITEKRN is encoded by the coding sequence ATGTTATACGCACTGACTGCAATATTGGTCGCCTTGATTGTTTATGGAATCGTTCGTGGGCATAGCCTGCGAGAAATTTCAGGAATGGCATGGTCCGGCGTTGGAGTGGCAAAGAACATTTTTATCGTCATGCTAATGGTAGGCGTCATGACTGCCCTATGGCGAGCCTCGGGTACAGTCGCCTATATTGTGAGCGTGACCTCGGGGGCATTGCAACCTGCATTTTTTCTCCCTGCGGCATTCGTGCTGAACTCCCTACTTTCCGCCCTGACGGGAACGTCTGTAGGAACTGCGGCTACCATGGGTTCTATCTGCATGAGCGTAGGATGTGCCATGGGAATCTCTCCGGCGGTATGTGGCGGTGCAATTCTCTCGGGAGCCTTTTTCGGAGATCGCTGTTCTCCCGTTTCCACAAGCGCTCTTTTGGTAGCACAGGTGACGGGAACGAACATCTATGACAATATCCGCGGGATGATCCGTACCTGCATTTTGCCTTTCGTCTTATCTCTTGGAATTTTTGCAGGAACAGGCTACTTGATGGAAAGTGCCTCTACCGCAACAAACGTGACGGATATTTTCAGCCAGTTCTACAATCTTCACTGGACATTACTTTTCCCTGCAGCAACCATTTTGATTCTCGCCTGCCTAAGGGTAAACATTAAGCTGAACATGGCCATCAGCATTTTACTATCTGCGATTCTGGCGTGGAGCATGCAAGGGATGGCTCCTGAAAAGATTTGCGAAACCATGATTTTTGGTTATTCCGCTCCTGAAGACATATCAGAAATGCTCTCGGGCGGTGGGCTTTTAGGAATGCTGAAAATGTGCGGGACTATCCTCATTTCCTTGACCTTTGTAGGACTTATCAAAGGCACTGGCATTCTTGAAAAAGTGAAAGTACTCATTTCCCGACTGAGCCACAGAATTTCCCCCTTCGGCTGCACGCTGTTCACAGCCATTCTTACTAGTATGACCAGCTGCAATCAAACCATGAGTATTGTACTCACTAACGAGATGTGCGAAAGTGTAGTAACCGACAAAAATAAAAGAGCCCTCTTTATAGAGAACTCTTCTGTAGTCGTAGCGGGAATTATTCCCTGGAGCATGGCAAGCCTTGTTCCTCTGGGAGCAATGGGCGCACCCACCAGTAGCGTACTGTTCGCAGCTTACCTGTATCTGATTTTCATTTTCCAGTGGATTACTGAAAAACGAAACTAG
- a CDS encoding low molecular weight protein-tyrosine-phosphatase, producing the protein MVKILFVCHGNICRSPMAEFVMKHKVAEMFGPSGRSCAGPARTELASGKSCGLTAADFEIASAATSTEEIGNPVYPPARRLLNSKGIDCSGHAARQMTQRDYDYYDYIVLMDRNNLRNLRWNISAADYAYETSRDVTATSANIEHDRKKISLMMDWTNRPGDVADPWYTGNFDATWRDVNEGCDGLLDYILNSK; encoded by the coding sequence ATGGTCAAGATTCTTTTTGTGTGTCACGGAAACATCTGCAGAAGCCCTATGGCGGAATTCGTCATGAAGCACAAGGTGGCAGAAATGTTCGGCCCATCCGGTAGGAGCTGCGCGGGACCTGCCCGCACAGAACTCGCCAGCGGAAAGAGCTGCGGTCTGACTGCCGCGGATTTTGAAATCGCCTCTGCCGCCACTTCCACAGAAGAAATTGGCAACCCGGTTTATCCGCCTGCACGTCGTCTGCTGAACTCAAAAGGTATTGACTGCAGCGGTCACGCTGCCCGTCAGATGACTCAACGGGATTATGACTATTATGATTACATCGTCCTGATGGATCGTAACAACCTACGAAATCTCCGCTGGAATATCAGTGCAGCAGACTATGCTTACGAAACCTCCCGCGATGTCACTGCGACATCTGCCAACATTGAGCATGACCGCAAGAAAATTTCTCTCATGATGGATTGGACAAATCGCCCCGGCGATGTGGCTGACCCGTGGTATACCGGAAATTTTGATGCTACCTGGCGTGATGTGAACGAAGGCTGCGATGGTCTTCTGGACTACATCCTGAATAGCAAATAA
- a CDS encoding very short patch repair endonuclease: protein MTRSQMMGAVHSENTKPEVIVRKSLFHAGFRYRLHRRDLPGTPDIFVQRYGVAIFVNGCFWHQHGCKLTSRPKSNSDFWNNKFDNNIVRDIKTQHQLSLMGIRVAVIWECSLRADARVDSALVLERLENFIKSDEETIEL, encoded by the coding sequence ATGACACGTTCCCAGATGATGGGGGCGGTGCATTCGGAAAATACGAAGCCGGAAGTGATTGTTCGTAAGTCCTTGTTTCACGCAGGATTTAGGTACCGCCTTCACAGGCGAGATCTGCCCGGTACTCCGGATATTTTCGTGCAGAGATATGGGGTGGCTATTTTCGTGAACGGCTGCTTCTGGCATCAGCATGGCTGCAAGCTCACCAGCCGTCCCAAGTCCAATTCCGATTTCTGGAATAATAAGTTCGATAACAACATCGTTCGAGATATAAAAACGCAGCACCAGCTTTCGCTGATGGGCATCCGGGTTGCCGTCATATGGGAATGTTCCCTTCGTGCAGACGCCCGTGTGGATTCCGCCCTTGTCCTGGAACGTCTTGAAAATTTCATCAAGAGCGATGAGGAAACCATCGAACTGTAG
- the pepT gene encoding peptidase T — translation MKVQERFLKYVSFTTTSDENSATCPSTDCQFALGKYLAQELAEIGLQQVKIDEHCYVYGMLPATAGHEEDTPIGFISHMDTSPDFSGVNVKPQIIENYEGNDVVLEGAGRDEQGLAKMVLKVADFPTLKNLKGRTLITTDGTTLLGADDKAGITEIVTAMEELAETDRHAESRGYENLSGHGDIWVCFTPDEEIGRGADLVDLNYMKAKYGYTVDGGYEGDIAYENFNACSAKFTVRGKSVHPGEAKGIMKNASLMATEIAMALPADETPATTEGHQGFYHLTDMKGDVENATLWYIVRDHDKKRFEERQEFLRKIAAEFNEKFGEGSVTLELKHSYSNMLEVIEKCPEVLERARNAIEAVGVEPVSEPVRGGTDGAKLSFMGLPCPNLGTGGYGYHGPFEHVTVEGMEAVVKIIKKIALG, via the coding sequence ATGAAAGTTCAAGAACGTTTTTTAAAGTACGTCAGTTTTACAACCACCTCCGACGAAAATTCGGCAACCTGCCCCAGTACCGATTGCCAATTTGCGTTAGGAAAGTACCTTGCGCAGGAACTGGCAGAAATCGGTCTTCAGCAGGTGAAGATTGACGAGCACTGCTACGTGTACGGAATGCTTCCCGCAACCGCAGGCCACGAAGAGGATACGCCCATCGGTTTCATTAGCCACATGGATACTTCCCCGGATTTCTCCGGCGTAAATGTGAAGCCACAGATTATTGAAAATTACGAAGGCAACGATGTGGTTTTGGAAGGTGCAGGGCGCGACGAACAGGGGCTCGCCAAAATGGTGCTGAAAGTCGCAGACTTCCCCACTTTAAAAAATTTGAAGGGACGCACCCTCATCACCACCGACGGCACCACATTGCTGGGCGCCGACGACAAGGCGGGCATTACAGAAATCGTTACCGCCATGGAAGAGTTGGCAGAAACGGATCGCCACGCAGAAAGCCGCGGCTACGAGAATCTTTCTGGCCATGGCGACATCTGGGTTTGCTTTACGCCCGACGAAGAAATCGGCCGCGGCGCAGACCTTGTGGATTTGAACTACATGAAGGCAAAGTACGGCTACACTGTGGACGGCGGCTACGAAGGCGACATCGCTTACGAGAACTTCAACGCCTGCAGCGCCAAGTTTACCGTTCGCGGCAAGAGCGTGCATCCGGGCGAAGCCAAGGGCATCATGAAGAACGCAAGCCTCATGGCTACAGAAATCGCCATGGCCCTCCCCGCCGATGAAACTCCCGCCACTACCGAAGGCCACCAGGGTTTTTATCACCTGACAGACATGAAGGGCGATGTAGAAAACGCAACCCTCTGGTACATTGTCCGCGATCACGACAAGAAGCGCTTTGAAGAACGCCAGGAATTCTTGCGGAAAATTGCCGCGGAGTTCAACGAAAAATTCGGCGAGGGCTCGGTAACCCTCGAGCTAAAGCATTCCTACAGCAACATGCTGGAAGTCATCGAAAAGTGCCCCGAAGTTCTGGAACGCGCCCGCAATGCCATCGAAGCTGTTGGCGTTGAGCCCGTCAGCGAACCCGTCCGCGGCGGCACCGACGGAGCCAAGCTCAGTTTCATGGGGCTGCCCTGCCCGAACCTGGGTACCGGCGGCTACGGCTACCACGGTCCCTTTGAACACGTCACCGTGGAAGGCATGGAAGCTGTTGTGAAAATTATCAAGAAGATTGCATTGGGATAA
- a CDS encoding RND family transporter, giving the protein MRILQINKLFNMLGNFQTNHRAGILIAVILFTLLAGAGILRFEFSFTNDGWFLEGDAAKVNAEKFRKHFGNDASVVMLVTAPSVRDSAIMEMRDTLSRYMLSNIPFAKEIHTIENSKGTEALLHLSLERYSDPANDAAKIGRAVADLLERPEFQSDRWDLNAGGEPYLEVSKNDSSMPQAARSVVIGVFIMIFCLAFFTRNKYGVMIPFMATAFAMASVFGICGWLGVKPNFTLFTLPMMLGMALSVGYSIHYINSFKQAYQRLNDRKPALVEAVTETGWPIFFTVMTTVASMLSFLFVDMPVLKIVGSICAAMVFAVYLYVIILVPILYSYGPQSRKTPKPRDERLENFLEKLGTKALNFKFPIVLISIVIAVVSAIGCKDLKVNMDYVEMFGTKLPFVERLVKLMNSELANVYSYNIMVDTGEPDAFKNPENMLAMDSASADLSSLPLTKISEGKARVMIGGVTDDFSMAYIHVELKEWNSKQVDIDIDSAQTLVRKYFPKADVGVEGYAVEQSSMNNKLVEGEIKSVCISFVVIALLLIASFMSIKTGLIGMIPNVAPILVIGGVMGACAFSMDMMTMMVIPMAIGIAVDDTIHFVNHSKLCFERCGNYRESILATFRDVGKSMVSTTIILCMMFLAYMVSPVTIFFRVGLMATIGLVTALVADFTITPVLIMLTKPFGKETAK; this is encoded by the coding sequence ATGCGAATCCTTCAGATCAACAAGCTCTTCAATATGCTGGGAAATTTCCAGACGAATCATCGTGCTGGGATTCTTATCGCGGTCATCCTCTTTACGCTTCTCGCAGGTGCGGGAATTTTACGCTTCGAGTTTTCCTTTACCAATGACGGCTGGTTCCTTGAGGGGGACGCCGCAAAAGTCAACGCAGAAAAGTTCCGTAAGCACTTCGGGAACGACGCCAGCGTGGTTATGCTGGTCACCGCGCCAAGCGTCCGCGACTCCGCCATCATGGAAATGCGGGACACCCTCTCCCGCTACATGCTCTCGAACATCCCGTTTGCAAAAGAAATCCACACCATCGAAAATTCCAAAGGTACCGAAGCCCTCCTCCACCTGAGTCTGGAACGCTACAGCGACCCTGCGAATGACGCTGCAAAAATCGGCCGCGCCGTAGCCGACCTTTTGGAACGTCCCGAGTTTCAATCTGATCGCTGGGACTTGAATGCCGGCGGCGAGCCCTATCTTGAAGTTTCGAAAAACGATTCCTCCATGCCTCAGGCCGCACGCTCCGTTGTCATCGGTGTGTTCATCATGATTTTCTGCCTGGCGTTCTTTACCCGTAACAAGTACGGCGTCATGATTCCCTTCATGGCCACCGCCTTCGCCATGGCATCCGTTTTCGGCATTTGCGGTTGGCTGGGCGTCAAGCCCAACTTTACCTTGTTCACATTACCCATGATGCTTGGCATGGCTTTAAGCGTTGGCTACTCCATCCATTACATCAACAGTTTCAAGCAGGCCTACCAACGACTGAACGATCGCAAGCCCGCTCTCGTCGAAGCTGTCACGGAAACGGGCTGGCCCATTTTCTTTACAGTGATGACTACCGTTGCCTCCATGCTTTCCTTCCTGTTCGTGGATATGCCGGTGCTGAAAATCGTAGGGTCTATTTGCGCCGCCATGGTTTTCGCCGTTTACCTATACGTGATTATTCTGGTGCCGATCCTTTATAGCTACGGTCCCCAAAGCCGCAAGACGCCGAAGCCCCGCGACGAACGCCTTGAAAATTTCCTGGAAAAGCTCGGCACCAAGGCTCTGAATTTCAAGTTCCCCATCGTCCTCATTTCCATCGTCATTGCAGTGGTCAGCGCCATCGGCTGCAAAGATCTTAAAGTGAACATGGATTATGTGGAAATGTTCGGCACCAAGTTGCCCTTCGTGGAACGCCTCGTGAAGCTTATGAATTCCGAACTGGCCAACGTCTATTCCTACAACATCATGGTGGACACCGGCGAGCCCGACGCCTTCAAGAATCCAGAAAACATGCTGGCCATGGATAGCGCTTCCGCAGACCTTTCCAGCCTTCCGCTGACAAAGATTTCCGAAGGCAAGGCCCGCGTCATGATTGGTGGCGTCACCGATGATTTCAGCATGGCCTACATTCATGTGGAACTGAAGGAATGGAATTCCAAGCAGGTGGACATCGACATCGATAGCGCACAAACTCTAGTCCGCAAATACTTCCCCAAGGCTGACGTTGGTGTAGAAGGTTATGCCGTGGAACAGTCCTCCATGAACAACAAACTGGTGGAAGGTGAAATCAAATCCGTGTGCATTTCCTTCGTGGTAATTGCGCTGCTTTTGATTGCCTCTTTCATGAGCATCAAAACAGGTCTTATCGGCATGATTCCCAACGTGGCTCCCATCCTCGTAATTGGCGGAGTCATGGGTGCCTGCGCCTTCAGCATGGACATGATGACCATGATGGTGATCCCCATGGCTATAGGCATTGCGGTGGACGACACCATCCATTTCGTGAACCATTCCAAACTCTGCTTTGAACGATGCGGCAACTACCGCGAATCCATTCTCGCCACCTTCAGAGACGTGGGCAAGAGCATGGTCAGCACCACCATCATTCTCTGCATGATGTTCCTCGCCTACATGGTCAGCCCCGTCACCATCTTCTTCAGAGTGGGCCTCATGGCAACCATCGGACTTGTCACCGCATTGGTGGCCGACTTCACCATCACACCAGTGCTGATTATGCTGACGAAACCGTTTGGAAAGGAAACTGCAAAATGA
- a CDS encoding carboxylesterase, with protein MKTLVLYIHGKGGNIAEAEHYKPLFPDCEVMGFDYKAETPWAAKDEFIKFFDSVSTGFDQVYLIANSIGAYFSMTSLGSANIAKAYFISPMVNMEKLICDMMMWAGVSENELREKKNIATNFGETLSWEYLSYVRENPIQWNVPTKILYGSKDNLVSLETITKFANKINAPLTVMEGGEHWFHTDEQMKFLDEWIKNGKSFA; from the coding sequence ATGAAAACTCTCGTCCTCTACATTCACGGAAAGGGCGGGAACATCGCAGAGGCAGAACATTACAAGCCTCTGTTTCCTGATTGTGAAGTCATGGGTTTTGATTACAAGGCAGAAACTCCTTGGGCTGCCAAGGACGAATTTATCAAATTCTTTGATTCCGTCTCCACAGGCTTTGATCAAGTCTATCTCATCGCTAACAGCATCGGCGCTTACTTTTCAATGACGTCTCTTGGCTCAGCCAATATCGCCAAGGCCTATTTCATTTCACCTATGGTGAATATGGAAAAGCTGATTTGCGATATGATGATGTGGGCTGGCGTTTCAGAAAATGAACTCCGCGAAAAGAAGAACATCGCAACGAATTTCGGAGAAACCCTTTCCTGGGAATACTTGAGCTACGTTCGCGAAAATCCCATCCAGTGGAATGTTCCCACCAAGATTCTTTACGGCTCCAAGGACAATCTTGTCTCCTTAGAAACCATCACCAAGTTTGCTAATAAAATCAATGCGCCTCTCACCGTTATGGAAGGCGGTGAGCATTGGTTCCACACCGACGAGCAAATGAAATTCTTAGATGAATGGATAAAGAACGGCAAATCATTTGCTTAG
- a CDS encoding BrnA antitoxin family protein, protein MKKEYDFEKMKAVRNPYAAALKKQITIRLNASTIEYFKKMSKEQGIPYQTLIDSYLTDCAAKKRKISIEWK, encoded by the coding sequence ATGAAAAAAGAATATGACTTTGAAAAAATGAAGGCAGTAAGGAATCCTTATGCTGCAGCCTTGAAAAAACAGATTACCATTCGTTTGAATGCGTCTACTATTGAGTATTTCAAGAAAATGTCCAAGGAGCAGGGAATTCCTTATCAGACTTTAATTGATTCTTACCTGACAGATTGTGCTGCAAAGAAAAGAAAGATTTCCATTGAATGGAAATGA
- a CDS encoding BrnT family toxin, which yields MMEIDFEWDEKKNGINQKKHGISFEEAKSCFEDEHARVFFDVEHSRDEDRSILIGLSSELRTLVVVYTERVIADNDVIVNRIISARKATKKEFQYYWNARKGDEP from the coding sequence ATTATGGAAATAGATTTCGAGTGGGACGAAAAAAAGAATGGTATAAATCAAAAGAAACACGGCATTTCGTTTGAAGAGGCAAAGAGCTGCTTTGAAGATGAACATGCGAGAGTTTTCTTTGACGTAGAGCATTCTAGAGATGAAGATCGTTCAATTCTTATTGGTCTATCTTCTGAGTTGAGAACTTTGGTTGTGGTTTACACAGAACGGGTTATTGCTGACAATGACGTAATTGTAAATCGAATAATTAGTGCTCGAAAAGCGACAAAGAAGGAATTTCAATATTATTGGAATGCTCGCAAAGGAGATGAACCATGA